In Panacibacter ginsenosidivorans, the following proteins share a genomic window:
- a CDS encoding YicC/YloC family endoribonuclease produces the protein MLYSMTGYGRAEQTINDKVFLVEVRSLNGKQYDIRLNMPGLLKSFEMDIRGMLNEGLVRGSIECNISLKQNGSSKPVSINTALLKAYYAPVMETAKELGIGTENILSALLKLPEVVSPTNEMLSDDDWNGFQKVLQQAIDQLNEHRRDEGKSMEDDLLARIQNIEFQQAIIAPLEPARREKIKDGLKKVLEENVGKENYDPNRLEQELIYYIEKIDISEEQVRLKNHCDYFRTILNEKEISKGKKLSFILQEIGREINTTGSKAYDSTIQKCVVLMKDELEKAKEQILNIL, from the coding sequence ATGCTGTATTCAATGACGGGTTATGGGCGTGCAGAGCAAACAATCAATGATAAAGTGTTCCTGGTAGAAGTGCGTTCGCTGAATGGTAAGCAGTACGATATACGGCTTAACATGCCCGGCCTTTTGAAGAGTTTTGAAATGGACATTCGCGGCATGCTGAACGAAGGCCTTGTGCGAGGTAGCATTGAATGTAATATAAGTCTCAAACAGAATGGCTCATCAAAACCGGTATCTATTAATACTGCATTGCTAAAAGCATATTATGCGCCGGTTATGGAAACGGCCAAAGAACTCGGGATCGGTACAGAAAATATTTTAAGCGCTTTGTTGAAATTACCGGAAGTGGTTTCTCCAACCAATGAAATGCTCAGCGATGATGATTGGAACGGTTTCCAAAAAGTATTACAACAAGCAATTGACCAGTTAAATGAACATAGAAGAGATGAAGGCAAATCAATGGAAGACGATCTGCTGGCACGCATACAGAATATAGAATTTCAGCAAGCCATCATCGCACCGCTTGAACCTGCAAGAAGAGAAAAAATAAAAGACGGCTTGAAAAAAGTGTTGGAAGAAAATGTAGGCAAAGAAAATTATGACCCCAACCGTTTGGAGCAGGAACTCATTTATTACATTGAAAAGATCGACATCAGTGAAGAGCAGGTGCGTTTAAAAAATCACTGCGATTATTTCCGCACCATCTTAAACGAAAAGGAAATAAGCAAAGGCAAAAAGCTTTCCTTTATTTTGCAGGAGATAGGCAGAGAAATCAACACTACCGGTTCCAAAGCTTATGATTCCACCATTCAGAAATGCGTGGTATTAATGAAAGATGAACTGGAAAAAGCAAAAGAACAGATCCTCAATATTCTTTAA
- a CDS encoding gliding motility lipoprotein GldH: protein MKQLLFFAFTAVTFFACDTIDVYEQTKPFPSHAWSSKEKLSFNFSITDTTSLYNIFAVIRHEDAYHFNNIWLNVTTITPDKKVTDQKVNLTLGNNSGWLGTSMDDIVEHRVLLTKFPVKLKGGQYTFSVQQIMREDPLQNIMNAGIRVEKAVQ, encoded by the coding sequence TTGAAGCAGTTATTATTTTTCGCATTTACGGCCGTTACATTTTTTGCATGCGACACCATTGATGTGTATGAGCAAACAAAACCTTTTCCTTCGCATGCATGGAGCAGTAAAGAAAAACTTTCTTTCAATTTCAGCATTACAGATACCACTTCTTTGTACAACATCTTTGCGGTTATCCGCCACGAAGATGCTTATCATTTCAACAATATCTGGCTCAACGTTACCACCATCACGCCTGATAAAAAAGTAACGGACCAAAAAGTAAATCTTACGCTGGGAAATAACTCCGGCTGGCTCGGCACCAGCATGGATGATATTGTAGAGCACCGTGTATTGCTTACCAAATTTCCCGTTAAACTCAAAGGCGGGCAATATACTTTCTCCGTTCAGCAGATCATGCGTGAAGATCCTTTGCAGAATATTATGAATGCAGGTATTCGTGTAGAGAAAGCCGTGCAGTAA